The genomic segment AGCCCGCGTCGTCTTTTTCAATCACGATGGCGTTAAACATGGATGCTCCTTGAACATGGGCGACGTCGCCTGACGCAACGCCTTGAAATTCAGCGCGGCAAACCGGCCAGAAACCCTTGGGCGAAACGATCGAGAGGCTGGCGATTGCCCGCCAGCCGGGCGCACATGACCGCCCCTTCCCAGCCGATCCAGAAAAATTCCGCCAGCGCCGCACAATCCGCCTGGGAATGAACCTCCCCCGCTGCAGATTCCAACGTATCCGATCAGCTGTTCCGGCGACATCCGATCAGTTATTCCGATATTTTCCGATCACCCATTCCAGTGATATTCGATCACGTGTTCGCTCATCTTCTGACTAGGGTTTAGTCTATTTTTCCTGTGCTGACTACTCCTTGCTCTTTGCGTAGTGATTCGCCTTTAAGTTCCAGTCTATAGCTGGGGTGTACTAACCGATCGAGTAACGCGTCAGCTGTCGTGGGGTTTTCTATCAGTCCATACCATTTTTTCACCGGCAGTTGACTGATCAGGATGCTGCTGCTTTTGTCGTAGCGATCTTCCATCACCTCCAACAGCATCGTTGCCTGCATCGGACTTATTGATTCTAGGCCCACGTCGTCCAAGATCAGTAACTCTATTTTTTCTAACTGCTTAAGCTGTTTTAGATAGGTCCCGTCTACCTGACACTGGTGAAGATGGGCCAGCAACCGACCCACTCGCCAGTAACGCACGCTATATTGCTGCCGGCATGCCTGCTCACCAAGCGCACAACTGAGCCAGGTTTTGCCCGTACCTGTCGGCCCCGTGATGAGTATGCTTTTCTGATATTTCAGATATTGTCCCCCTAGCAGATCTCGCATCTGTTCCGGTGTCACTCCTCGGCTAGGGATATAATGGATATCTTCCGGTTTTGCCTACAAGCGCATTTGCGATTGCCGTCGCAGACGGCATATGCGGTTGTTTTTTCTATGCAAATTTTCCGCTTCTACCATCAGCGACAACCGCTCCTCGAACCCCAGCTCCCCATAACTCCCCGGGAGTTCGCGTTGCGTCTCCAACGCCTGGACCATTGCCGACAACTTCAGCTCTCGCAGAGCCATTAACAGTGTATCCATATTTATTCTCCTTAGTGATAACTGTCCGGACCTCGGAGGTTTTCGTGAACCAGCATTGATACGCCGGCTCCGTCCTGGGTGACCTCACTTTCACGACCGTGTTTCAATACGTTGGCTATGAAAGAGCGGTTAATGCACCCTTTCTCCAACGCCAGCGCGCAGGCCTTCTCCAGTCGCGTCGTCTCATAGCGCCGTTGCAGATTGAGTAGCCCCAGCACGGAGCGGTAAGCCTGCTCCGGATGGGCTTTGCTCTTTTGGATGGACTCGACCACTTTCAGTGTGCACACACCCACCGACAGCGCCCAACTGCACAGCCTTTCCGGCGTCCACTGACTCTGCCCCTTATGGTTAGCCGGCATGTGCGCCGCCTGAGTCGTGTGCCTATAGGCGTTATCGCTGCGAGGGTGCGTAGCCACGCAGACGCCCTTATGGTGGATTTGCACCAGCCGTTGGGTGGCTATGACGTCAACGCGCTCGCCAACCAGCGGATGCGGCACCGAGTACCAGTTTTTGCCGTAGTCTATGTGGTAATCAGGTCCCACTCGGGCAACGAGATACTCACTGTATTCCCATTGTGTGGGCGGTAGAGGCCCAAGAGCCGGTTTGTCCAGCTGCTCGAAGCGTTCAAGGCGACTTTGTCCGCCGTAATGACGCATCGGGCGCAGATTCAACTCATGATTGGAGTTCTCGTATCACCTGGTTGAGTTCGGCCAGCGAGTAGAACCTACGTTTACGCAACCGGGCCAAAACCCAGCGTTCTACCAGCTGCACAGTTGATTCTGCCTTCGCCTTGTCTTTCGGTTTTCTCGGGCGCGCCGGTAGCACCACTGTCTCATAGTGATTTGCCAGCGCCTGGTAGCTTTGGTTTATGACCGGCTCATAGCGGTCAGGGGTGCTGACAGCGCTGCGCAGATTATCAGGTATCATCAGCTCCGGAACCCCACCCATGAAGTGCAGGCAGCGGCTATTGGCGTTGAGCCACGATGCCATGTCCTGGCCTTCGTAGGCTTCGATATACGCATAGCCTGACACGCCCATGGCAGCGACGAAGATAGCGACCTGGCGTACGCTACCGGTCGCAGGGTTGACGATAGGTACGGTGGGGCCACAGAAGTCGATGAAGAGCTTTTCGCCAGCCTTGTGCTTCATGCGCATGGAACGCCGCTGCTTCTTTTTCCAGTCACGGAACAGTGCACAAAACTGTGAGTAACCGAGGGCATCACCGCCCACGGCGGACTGATATTCCATCCAGAGCAGCTGCTTGGTCATGCCCTTGCGGCTTAACTCGGTATCGATATCAAGCCAGCTGGGTAAGGTATTGATAACTTTTCTGGATTTGCCGGGATAGAGCAGGCGGTCGAGGTCGACGGGGGACAGTTCCGCCGGCAATGGCCAGACCAGGTTAGCTACCGTGAATCGGCCGAGGATATCGTGCACGGTAGTACAGCCTATGCCGAGCGCTGCTGCGATAGTGCGATTCGAGCGACGCTGCTCGAATTTCATACGTAAGACATTAATATAGATGCACATTTCCGTTCTCGCTTTCTTCTTTTTACGTGCCATGCCATGCCCTCGGAAGCTAAAAGTCTCCAGAGTATGGCGGAACAGAAGATGAGCGATCGGACAGCATCGGAATCGCTGATCGGGCGACCGGAATCAGTGATCGGGTGAAATCGGAATCAGTGATCGGATGTGACCGGAACCAGCACCCGCCGCCTGCGCCAACCGCAGGCAATCGGCGACCTGCCGCTGCCAACCGTGCAAGATGGCGCTTAATTGCTGGCGGTAACCGGCCGGCAGGACCGCGATTTCCTGCCCGAGGTTGCCCACCAGACAACCGCGCCGGAAATCATATTTCGCCATGCCTGCGGCCGATTGCTCGATAAAAACCTGCAACCGGGCCAGCGGCGTCAAATCTGACTGCGTGAGACAGCGTGCCAACCGGGCGGCGAAATAGTCGCCGTATCCGGCGACGATCGCCTGGCCGAACGCCGCTTTGCTGGGGAAATAATAGTAAAAGGAGCCTTTGGGTACGCCAGCCGCCTTGAGAATGCCGTCAATGCCCGAGGCGGTGAATCCCTGCTCAGTCAGCATAGCGATGCCGGCGAGAATCAGCGCCTGACGGGTATCTGGGTCGGCGGCCGCCACTTTACGTGGCCGGCCGCGTCGCGCGGAAGGTAGGGTCGATTGCATCGCTAGAATATAGACTGATCGTCTAGTTAAATCAAGCGGACGTCACCTGAGTACGTCAGATGAGCGACCGAAGTGCCCCAAAGGTGTGATAGGCGCCTAACGCCGCGAGGCCAGATAAGCCGGCGATGCTCCGCTCGCCTTTTGCGCCATCGCGGTCGTTGGCGAGGTAGTGGCGGTAGCGGTCCGTTTTTTGCGCGTCACCGCGACAGACCGGAAGTTATTGCGCCGGCGGTAGTGGGTTTGTCTTGCGCTCCATTGCCGGTCGCGGCCGCTTGATGCGCATCAGCCAAGCAGGCGCGAGCGCAGCGAAGAAGAACAGTGCAACGAGATAAAACCCATCCTGATAAGCCATCATCTGCGCCTTGGGCACCAGCATGCTTCCAGCCAGGCCAGCGCGCCGGTATGAATACCGGCCCGCAGCGGGTAACCGAACGGATTGCCCCAATGGGACATCAGCAGCCCCAGCCGGCTGATGGCTTCCATGCCGGCGGCATTGGCGGTGGTCAGCGCATCGCCGTGGAACGTGGTGTGCCTGTCGACCACCACCGACAACACGTTGACGCCAAACGCCCCCGAGCTGCCGCACGAAATTCAAACTCCCTGACCCCTGCGCCAGTTTTTCCGGCGGCAGCGCCCGCAGCGCGCCAGCGTTCAGAGCCGGCAGCATTACGCCAAGACCGATGCGGCCCAGCATTACCCACCAGGCCATCGTCCAGAAAGGCGTGTCCACGTCCGCCCCGCCGGAAAGCCAACACGACAGGCCGAACAACACCAGTCCGCTCATTACGTGGATATGCGGCGGCAGTTTATCGCTCAGTTGGCCGGCGATAGGAAACACCAGGCCCAGCACCAGGCCCGCCGGCATCAGCAATAACCCGGAACGGGTAGGCGTGAAGCCCTGCACCGTTTGCACAAACAGCGGAATAATATAGGTCGACCCATAAATGCCGGCACCGAGAGCGAACGCCACCACGCAGCCCGCGGAAAAGCCGAGATTGCTGAAGACCTGCAGGCTCAGCAGCGGATGCGGCGTCACCAGCTCCCAGAGAATAAAACCGGCCACCGACAACAGCGCCAGCGTGAACAGCGCCAGGATAAAAAAGGCATTCCACCCTTCGCGTTGGCCGTTTGATAACCCCGTCAGCCATGTCGTCAACGCGCAAACCAGCAATAAAAACCCCGTGACGTCGAAACGGCGCGGCACCGCCTTGCTGTCCTCGTCCCGCGTCGGCATGATGA from the Candidatus Sodalis pierantonius str. SOPE genome contains:
- a CDS encoding TetR family transcriptional regulator C-terminal domain-containing protein; the protein is MESAAGEVHSQADCAALAEFFWIGWEGAVMCARLAGNRQPLDRFAQGFLAGLPR
- a CDS encoding TetR/AcrR family transcriptional regulator; this encodes MAAADPDTRQALILAGIAMLTEQGFTASGIDGILKAAGVPKGSFYYYFPSKAAFGQAIVAGYGDYFAARLARCLTQSDLTPLARLQVFIEQSAAGMAKYDFRRGCLVGNLGQEIAVLPAGYRQQLSAILHGWQRQVADCLRLAQAAGAGSGHIRSLIPISPDH
- a CDS encoding DHA2 family efflux MFS transporter permease subunit; the encoded protein is MTATMLMTAWALERFGYRRTFVCAMGVFIVGSLLGFASGSGAKVILARVLQGSASGIVQPLAMVVMSQIFPPSQRGRAMGIYGVEIVLVPALGPTVGGLLVDQYDWRDVFLVVVPFCLAGMAVALFIMPTRDEDSKAVPRRFDVTGFLLLVCALTTWLTGLSNGQREGWNAFFILALFTLALLSVAGFILWELVTPHPLLSLQVFSNLGFSAGCVVAFALGAGIYGSTYIIPLFVQTVQGFTPTRSGLLLMPAGLVLGLVFPIAGQLSDKLPPHIHVMSGLVLFGLSCWLSGGADVDTPFWTMAWWVMLGRIGLGVMLPALNAGALRALPPEKLAQGSGSLNFVRQLGGVWRQRVVGGGRQAHHVPRRCADHRQCRRHGSHQPAGAADVPLGQSVRLPAAGRYSYRRAGLAGSMLVPKAQMMAYQDGFYLVALFFFAALAPAWLMRIKRPRPAMERKTNPLPPAQ